In one window of Blastopirellula marina DNA:
- the pepT gene encoding peptidase T, with the protein MSRERLLQRFLKYTQIDTTAGHPGGKYPSSDGQLVLGKLLTDELLQMGVVDAVQDEHGLVYGTVQGKVMDCPVVALNSHVDTSPETTGKNVKPQVIEDYSGGDIPLPGDPSKVITVRENPELNDLHGCTLITTDGTTLLGGDDKAGIAVIMEVAQRVLERKGPEIGTLKILFTCDEEIGHGVDHVDLAKLGADVCYTLDGPGANELNEETFSADLATVTVKGVNIHPSIGKGRMVNAIRAAGALVAKLPTDRLSPETTDQRDGFIHPYIVEGGVAETTVQCLLRSFDTDELEAQAQLIRDLAKEVEGDFPGCEIKVTITQQYRNLRDGLEKEPRAVPIAEKAHRALERPCNKRVIRGGTDGSQLTAMGLPTPNLSTGQHNPHSPLEWACLDEMEQAVELVLKMLELWASEPRTT; encoded by the coding sequence ATGAGCCGCGAACGTTTACTCCAGCGATTTCTCAAATACACCCAGATCGACACGACCGCAGGTCACCCCGGCGGTAAGTACCCCAGCAGCGATGGGCAGTTGGTGCTCGGCAAATTGTTAACCGACGAACTCCTGCAGATGGGGGTTGTCGACGCGGTACAAGACGAACACGGCCTGGTATACGGAACGGTTCAAGGAAAGGTGATGGACTGCCCTGTGGTGGCACTTAATTCCCACGTCGATACTTCGCCTGAAACGACTGGGAAAAACGTCAAGCCACAGGTCATCGAGGACTACTCCGGCGGCGACATTCCCTTGCCAGGCGATCCGTCGAAGGTGATCACCGTTCGCGAAAACCCCGAACTCAACGATCTGCACGGCTGCACGCTGATCACCACCGATGGCACAACGCTATTGGGTGGAGACGATAAGGCAGGCATCGCGGTCATCATGGAAGTCGCCCAGCGAGTGCTGGAAAGGAAGGGGCCTGAAATCGGGACGCTCAAGATTCTGTTTACTTGCGACGAAGAAATCGGCCACGGGGTCGATCACGTCGATCTTGCGAAACTAGGGGCCGATGTGTGCTATACGCTCGATGGCCCAGGCGCGAACGAGTTGAACGAAGAGACGTTTTCCGCCGACCTGGCTACAGTGACCGTGAAGGGAGTGAACATTCATCCCTCGATCGGCAAAGGACGCATGGTCAACGCGATACGCGCCGCAGGTGCATTGGTCGCCAAGTTGCCCACCGATCGGCTTTCGCCAGAAACGACGGACCAGCGCGATGGCTTTATCCATCCTTATATCGTCGAGGGAGGTGTCGCGGAAACGACTGTCCAGTGCCTGCTTCGCAGCTTCGATACCGACGAACTAGAAGCCCAGGCCCAGCTAATCCGCGATCTGGCGAAAGAGGTCGAAGGAGATTTTCCCGGGTGCGAGATCAAGGTGACCATCACACAGCAGTATCGGAATTTGCGAGACGGCCTGGAAAAGGAACCTCGCGCCGTGCCGATTGCCGAAAAGGCCCATCGTGCGCTGGAACGTCCTTGCAACAAACGCGTCATTCGAGGTGGGACCGATGGTTCGCAGCTGACAGCGATGGGATTGCCGACACCAAATCTATCGACCGGGCAGCACAACCCTCACTCGCCCTTGGAATGGGCCTGTTTGGATGAAATGGAACAAGCGGTTGAGTTGGTTCTGAAGATGTTAGAGCTGTGG
- a CDS encoding 3'-5' exonuclease has translation MAEAAVRYLVFDVESVADGNLVSRLKYPDEGLSPEEAVNRFRAELLEEKGSDFIPYTYQMPVSVAIAKLDIELNLIDQVVLDAPKFRPPIITDHFWRGWKAYRRPTFVTFNGRAFDIPLMELAAFRFGLSVPDWFNLNAKNFEQSRYRYNNDSHFDLYDVLTNYGASRFTGGLNLAANLLGKPGKMEIEGHMVQDLYHEGRLEEINEYCRCDVLDTYFVFLRCCVMLGKITLDREQELIHQTKTWLEDRANETPIYQTYLEGWGDWENPWDSDAGE, from the coding sequence ATGGCGGAAGCGGCGGTTCGGTATTTGGTGTTCGATGTGGAATCGGTCGCCGACGGCAACCTCGTTTCTCGGTTGAAATATCCGGACGAGGGGCTCTCGCCTGAAGAAGCCGTCAATCGCTTTCGTGCCGAGTTGCTCGAAGAAAAAGGAAGTGACTTCATCCCCTATACCTACCAGATGCCTGTTTCGGTAGCGATCGCCAAGCTCGACATCGAGTTGAACCTGATCGATCAGGTGGTACTGGACGCCCCCAAGTTTCGCCCGCCGATCATTACCGATCACTTCTGGCGTGGCTGGAAAGCATACCGCCGGCCGACATTCGTGACCTTCAATGGCCGCGCATTCGATATTCCGCTCATGGAATTGGCCGCATTTCGTTTCGGGTTGAGCGTGCCGGATTGGTTCAACTTGAACGCCAAGAACTTCGAGCAATCGCGTTATCGCTACAACAACGATTCCCACTTCGACCTGTACGATGTGCTGACCAATTATGGGGCCAGCCGCTTCACAGGTGGCTTGAACCTGGCCGCGAACTTGCTGGGCAAGCCTGGCAAGATGGAGATTGAAGGGCACATGGTGCAAGACCTGTATCACGAAGGAAGGCTCGAAGAGATCAACGAGTACTGCCGCTGCGACGTGCTCGACACCTACTTTGTCTTCCTCCGCTGCTGCGTGATGCTCGGGAAGATCACGCTCGACCGCGAGCAGGAATTGATTCACCAAACCAAGACCTGGCTCGAAGACCGAGCCAACGAAACGCCCATCTATCAGACTTACTTAGAAGGCTGGGGCGATTGGGAAAATCCCTGGGATTCAGACGCTGGGGAGTAA
- a CDS encoding DUF1499 domain-containing protein: MVRKKNKKKKRAAETQAPQKDRRMIWLFVILGILAVLVIAPIVVLSVYVDDWSRDLSTNHAETTQSNPNPLLQPLTIPGDRNQATSLVTNAIVHLENWNIESISTEGKRTIIKATRKTKLFQFTDDIIVYLNDVDDGIQITATSQSRVGKGDLGQNPRNIAELMSKVRTQLKP; encoded by the coding sequence TTGGTACGAAAGAAAAACAAGAAGAAGAAACGAGCGGCGGAAACGCAAGCTCCGCAGAAGGATCGACGCATGATCTGGCTGTTCGTGATACTGGGTATCTTGGCGGTCTTGGTCATCGCGCCGATCGTTGTGCTCTCGGTATACGTCGATGATTGGTCTCGTGACCTTTCCACCAATCATGCCGAAACCACGCAAAGCAACCCCAACCCATTGCTGCAACCGCTGACAATCCCTGGCGACCGCAACCAGGCCACATCGCTGGTTACCAATGCAATCGTACACCTTGAAAACTGGAACATCGAAAGTATCAGTACCGAAGGCAAACGCACCATCATCAAAGCAACCCGCAAGACCAAGCTCTTCCAGTTCACCGATGATATTATCGTCTACCTCAACGACGTCGACGACGGCATTCAAATCACAGCCACCAGCCAATCGCGTGTCGGCAAGGGAGACCTCGGACAGAACCCCCGGAACATTGCCGAGTTGATGTCGAAAGTCAGGACACAGCTCAAGCCATGA
- a CDS encoding glycosyltransferase codes for MKIGLHCPEVPGHLNPMTTLGCELQRRGHEVTFLGCQMAESIVQRSGLPFYALGPDDLLNDRLEQTFRDLGKTSGIQGMMTTGKIFGIQSKIVRQYIGQAFDEFPCDGLVIDQVSPAAALEAESAAIPYTVACNALAVYWDPFMPPPPLPWDYRTDLYGRVRNEVAKHLVLWAYRLLAAEKKVGVDPLKLIRGNDQALLHLAQQPAFFEYPRTKYPERLHYTGPWHRSERDDTTIEFPWDWLDGRPLIYASMGTLQNAVSHVFGNIIEAVRDLPMQIVLSKGGGQVDVPGPIPDNVLVVETAPQLRLLEKARMVITHAGMNTALECLSHGIPMLCLPVTNDQPGVAKRAEYLGNGRVIPVRQVTTARLRAELDRMLSDNSFQQKADQFAQNLASYDGLEMAAKLIEQALESRSPVLNPEHVQRNKKS; via the coding sequence ATGAAGATCGGCCTGCACTGTCCCGAGGTTCCCGGCCACCTGAACCCCATGACCACGCTCGGCTGCGAGCTACAGCGTCGTGGCCACGAGGTCACCTTCCTGGGGTGCCAGATGGCCGAGAGCATCGTCCAGCGCAGCGGCCTCCCGTTCTATGCCCTAGGCCCCGACGACCTGCTGAACGATCGCCTGGAGCAAACCTTTCGCGACCTCGGTAAGACATCCGGCATACAAGGGATGATGACAACCGGCAAGATCTTCGGCATCCAATCGAAGATCGTCCGGCAGTACATCGGCCAGGCATTCGACGAGTTCCCCTGCGATGGTCTGGTGATCGATCAAGTCTCACCGGCCGCCGCACTGGAAGCCGAATCGGCTGCGATTCCTTACACGGTGGCGTGCAACGCGTTGGCCGTTTACTGGGATCCGTTTATGCCGCCACCACCACTGCCATGGGACTACCGTACCGACCTATACGGCCGCGTGCGAAACGAAGTCGCTAAGCACCTGGTGCTGTGGGCGTATCGCCTGTTGGCTGCCGAAAAGAAAGTAGGTGTCGATCCGCTGAAGCTGATTCGGGGGAATGACCAGGCCCTGCTGCACCTTGCCCAGCAACCGGCCTTTTTTGAATACCCTCGCACGAAGTACCCCGAGCGGCTCCACTATACCGGCCCCTGGCACCGCTCCGAGCGAGACGACACAACGATCGAATTCCCCTGGGACTGGCTCGATGGGCGGCCGCTGATCTATGCCTCGATGGGGACCCTGCAGAACGCCGTTAGCCACGTCTTTGGAAACATCATCGAAGCCGTGCGTGACCTGCCGATGCAAATCGTTCTCAGCAAAGGGGGCGGCCAGGTCGATGTCCCTGGTCCTATCCCCGATAACGTGCTGGTCGTTGAGACAGCCCCTCAGCTTCGTCTGCTGGAAAAGGCCCGGATGGTTATCACGCATGCCGGTATGAACACGGCCCTCGAGTGCCTATCGCACGGTATTCCGATGCTCTGTCTGCCGGTTACCAACGATCAGCCTGGCGTGGCCAAGCGGGCCGAGTACCTGGGCAATGGCCGCGTGATCCCTGTTCGGCAAGTCACCACCGCTCGCCTGCGAGCCGAGCTCGATCGCATGCTGAGCGACAATTCATTTCAACAAAAAGCGGATCAGTTCGCACAGAACCTTGCCAGCTACGATGGCCTGGAAATGGCCGCGAAGCTCATCGAACAAGCCCTGGAATCGAGATCGCCGGTGCTCAACCCTGAGCACGTCCAGCGCAACAAGAAATCGTAG
- a CDS encoding WD40 repeat domain-containing protein — MPGTRIVLLLILLFPAVARAQEEVTNDNGVLVLHRTYGRDMPVLSPDGKTLAICGDEKLRFVNPFTGLRVANFEKHKSYPSMAAWLPNGKAVVTLGDWIVFWNGQGHPISEIKPGEFAQMDREPTFVQMALSSDNKSIAIGLNNGDIIVTEISNRTNVKRLNGGHNEYVSGLIWRDNQILSSGGYGDGNVCIWNADDGKQLKKFQAHDRNVRAMALLPDDKSLVTLGEKADVVIWNLESGEAAKRFPTAPTSEIGGINPGAIGILSEGKVIAATQGKEIGLWTIDGKPITRLTGHNETVRALNVSANGQLLVSTGGDTTRIWKVKDLPGKNEKNMEASVKSAAAKMTQQINQLKNWEIGRGDWKQQGRSIIGSGNSRINFPGTYPNDFTFSCKLKVHGDTNPRVRFGSFHFGYEGRQPRFFLHGSKAEGEFLPFEFDREYAIKVQVKGDTATLWIDGQQIAQSHPKQNDQRFLSIEGGGIQSQGSSEYFDLKIEFDDAR, encoded by the coding sequence ATGCCTGGCACACGGATCGTCCTGCTTCTCATACTACTATTTCCCGCAGTCGCCAGGGCGCAGGAAGAAGTCACCAACGATAACGGCGTGTTGGTTCTACATCGCACCTATGGCCGCGACATGCCGGTACTGTCGCCCGACGGAAAGACTCTTGCGATCTGCGGAGACGAAAAACTCCGCTTCGTGAATCCCTTCACCGGTCTGCGCGTCGCCAATTTCGAGAAACACAAAAGCTATCCCAGCATGGCTGCCTGGCTTCCCAATGGAAAAGCCGTCGTCACGCTGGGAGACTGGATCGTCTTCTGGAACGGACAAGGACACCCGATCTCCGAGATCAAGCCAGGCGAGTTCGCGCAAATGGATCGCGAACCGACGTTCGTGCAGATGGCCCTCTCGTCTGACAACAAGTCAATTGCGATCGGCCTGAATAACGGTGACATCATCGTGACCGAGATTAGCAATCGCACGAATGTCAAACGGCTCAACGGTGGCCATAACGAATACGTCTCCGGACTGATCTGGCGCGACAATCAAATCCTTTCCAGCGGCGGCTACGGGGACGGAAACGTATGCATCTGGAACGCGGACGACGGCAAACAGCTCAAGAAGTTTCAGGCCCACGATCGCAACGTGCGCGCCATGGCACTCCTTCCTGACGATAAATCGCTGGTCACGCTGGGCGAGAAGGCCGACGTTGTGATTTGGAACCTGGAAAGTGGTGAAGCAGCTAAGCGTTTCCCTACCGCGCCCACCTCGGAAATTGGCGGCATAAATCCTGGTGCAATAGGCATCTTGAGCGAAGGCAAGGTAATCGCGGCTACCCAAGGCAAAGAGATCGGCCTCTGGACCATCGACGGCAAGCCGATCACCCGGCTCACAGGGCATAACGAGACCGTGCGTGCGCTCAATGTTTCCGCTAATGGTCAACTGCTCGTCTCCACCGGTGGCGACACCACCCGCATCTGGAAAGTGAAAGACCTTCCGGGCAAGAATGAGAAGAACATGGAAGCGAGCGTGAAGTCAGCCGCGGCGAAGATGACGCAGCAGATCAACCAGCTGAAGAACTGGGAGATCGGTCGCGGCGACTGGAAACAGCAGGGCCGCTCGATCATCGGCAGCGGCAATTCTCGTATCAACTTCCCCGGCACCTACCCGAATGACTTCACCTTCTCGTGCAAACTAAAAGTACACGGCGACACGAACCCGCGTGTTCGCTTTGGCTCGTTTCACTTTGGCTACGAAGGACGCCAGCCCCGCTTCTTCCTGCATGGCTCAAAAGCGGAGGGTGAGTTCCTACCGTTCGAGTTCGACCGCGAATACGCCATCAAAGTTCAGGTGAAGGGAGATACGGCCACCCTCTGGATCGATGGCCAGCAGATCGCCCAGTCACACCCCAAGCAGAATGACCAGCGTTTTCTCTCCATCGAAGGAGGCGGAATCCAAAGCCAAGGGTCCAGCGAGTACTTCGACTTGAAGATCGAATTCGACGACGCGCGATAG